From the genome of Brevibacterium sp. JSBI002, one region includes:
- a CDS encoding D-arabinono-1,4-lactone oxidase, translating to MNGRHAFRNWAGHVHAHPHTFSSPASAEELAGIVTTAAAAGDRLRVVGAGHSFNPVAAGDDVMVSLDGLSGIVAVDEAAGRVRFHAGTRLRDIPALLAPFGLALENQGDVNPQALAGAISTSTHGTGIGFTGFAGTVTGLSLMGPDGEVRELSAEVEPESFDLARVGLGVLGIITEVELQCVPAFDLIAEEKVAGFDELLDGLTERMRGADHFEFYWFPHTDSVLTKTNTRVEPGQAGPGHLAEAGVRNRWLNLLDKEVVENGALRLAVELGAKVPGVVPSINRIAQSVVADRTYRAPGHDVFVTPRRVRFNEMEYALPFDSGPEAIREIRDVIEAKGWAISFPLEVRCAAADDVPLSTATGRETMYIAVHRFIKEDFAEYFRVVEEILSRHGGRPHWGKIHTRTAADLPELYPRFADFCDLRARLDPEAMFGNRFTDSLFGVARR from the coding sequence GTGAATGGCCGGCATGCGTTCCGGAACTGGGCCGGTCACGTCCACGCACATCCGCACACATTCTCGAGTCCCGCCTCGGCGGAGGAGCTAGCGGGAATCGTCACGACCGCAGCAGCAGCCGGGGACCGTCTGCGGGTCGTCGGAGCCGGGCATTCCTTCAACCCCGTGGCCGCCGGCGATGACGTCATGGTCAGCCTCGACGGACTGTCGGGGATCGTCGCCGTCGACGAGGCGGCCGGCCGGGTCCGCTTCCACGCCGGCACCCGCCTGCGGGACATTCCAGCCCTCCTCGCACCCTTCGGTCTTGCCCTGGAGAACCAGGGGGACGTCAATCCGCAGGCCCTGGCCGGGGCGATCTCGACGAGCACGCACGGCACCGGGATCGGGTTCACCGGGTTCGCCGGGACCGTCACCGGACTGAGCCTCATGGGCCCCGACGGCGAAGTACGGGAACTGTCGGCCGAAGTGGAACCGGAGAGCTTCGACCTCGCTCGGGTCGGCCTCGGCGTCCTCGGCATCATCACCGAGGTCGAACTCCAGTGCGTGCCGGCCTTCGACCTCATCGCCGAGGAGAAGGTCGCTGGATTCGACGAGCTCCTCGACGGGCTGACCGAGCGGATGCGCGGGGCGGACCATTTCGAGTTCTACTGGTTCCCGCACACCGATTCGGTGCTGACGAAGACGAACACCCGAGTGGAACCGGGACAGGCCGGGCCGGGTCACCTCGCCGAGGCGGGGGTGCGCAACCGGTGGCTCAACCTCCTCGACAAAGAGGTGGTGGAGAACGGGGCACTGCGACTGGCCGTCGAGCTCGGTGCCAAGGTCCCGGGCGTGGTGCCCTCGATCAATCGCATCGCTCAGTCCGTCGTGGCAGACCGGACGTACCGGGCACCGGGCCACGATGTGTTCGTCACCCCACGGCGGGTGCGGTTCAACGAGATGGAGTACGCGCTGCCCTTCGACTCCGGACCCGAGGCGATCCGGGAGATCCGAGACGTCATCGAGGCCAAGGGGTGGGCGATCTCATTCCCCCTCGAGGTCAGGTGCGCCGCCGCCGATGATGTGCCGCTGTCGACGGCGACGGGGCGGGAGACGATGTACATCGCCGTCCACCGCTTCATCAAGGAGGACTTCGCCGAGTACTTCCGCGTCGTCGAGGAGATCCTGAGCCGGCACGGCGGCCGCCCGCACTGGGGCAAGATCCACACTCGCACCGCCGCTGACTTGCCCGAGCTCTATCCCCGATTCGCGGACTTCTGCGACCTGCGGGCTCGACTGGATCCGGAGGCCATGTTCGGCAATCGCTTCACCGACTCGCTGTTCGGCGTCGCGCGGCGCTGA
- a CDS encoding alpha/beta fold hydrolase, with product MDSLLKQDVRIPVSSRYGSSALGGHLFLPAADPRAVLTIHPATATPERFYFSFAEAAAARGFAVVTYGFRGVGDRTEARAHRHIRMRDWISEDVAAAGAWAEERFPDLPHTALGHSVGGHALLLGYGGQRLSGIATIATAMVAAREIAPRSERFRVEFGLGVFGRAITRVFGYMPSSRVGLGEDIPAAALYEWTKWLRRPHFFFDDPSFDAEARASRLRTPVLAIGTSDDPWATTAFIDAITDRLRLAPVTRRTFAPEELGVTSIGHHGLMRRSTSEAAWPEILDWLDARAAEE from the coding sequence ATGGACTCACTTCTCAAGCAGGACGTGCGCATCCCGGTGTCGAGCCGGTACGGATCCAGCGCACTCGGGGGACATCTCTTCCTCCCCGCTGCCGACCCCCGTGCGGTGCTGACGATCCACCCGGCGACCGCGACTCCGGAACGCTTCTACTTCTCCTTCGCCGAGGCGGCCGCCGCGAGAGGATTCGCCGTGGTCACCTACGGTTTCCGCGGCGTCGGCGATCGGACCGAGGCTCGCGCCCATCGGCACATCCGCATGCGCGACTGGATCTCCGAAGATGTCGCGGCGGCTGGAGCCTGGGCAGAGGAGAGATTCCCTGATCTGCCGCATACGGCGTTGGGCCACAGCGTCGGCGGCCACGCTCTGCTTCTGGGATACGGCGGTCAGCGTCTGAGTGGAATCGCCACGATCGCCACAGCGATGGTGGCCGCGCGCGAAATCGCACCCCGCAGCGAGCGTTTCCGCGTGGAATTCGGCCTCGGGGTCTTCGGCAGAGCGATCACTCGGGTGTTCGGGTACATGCCCAGCAGTCGAGTGGGACTCGGCGAGGACATTCCCGCTGCCGCCCTCTATGAGTGGACGAAATGGCTGCGCCGCCCCCACTTCTTCTTCGATGATCCGAGCTTCGATGCCGAGGCGCGAGCCTCCCGACTGCGCACACCTGTGCTCGCCATCGGCACCTCAGACGATCCTTGGGCGACGACTGCGTTCATCGATGCGATCACCGATCGACTGCGGCTGGCCCCGGTGACTCGTCGCACCTTCGCCCCGGAGGAGCTCGGGGTGACGAGCATCGGACATCACGGCCTGATGCGCAGATCGACCTCCGAGGCGGCCTGGCCGGAGATCCTCGACTGGCTCGACGCGCGAGCCGCCGAAGAATAG
- a CDS encoding amino acid deaminase/aldolase, giving the protein MVSSGLRRALKVSCAPTAVLDLDAFDENLDALAQRARGLPIRLATKSLRVPEAIDRALAHPAYSGVLAFSVPEALFLHARGVREIVIGYPSLDRPALTRMVAEAGARSNITVMIDSVDHLDIIDDVRRSLAEAGRDSGPEGTGPAGNAAILAEAGAASVRVCIDVDASYRPAESWLGDRVHIGARRSPIRDGRAAVALARQVAARPGFDLVGMMFYEGQIAGTADAGRTVRQAIVRLMQRASIAELAERRAAVIAAVREVADLEFVNGGGTGSFESSSGEGTLTELAAGSGLFSPGLFDGYTHFRHRPAAYFVTPVVRRPAPGWVTVFKGGFIASGVPGTDRLPTIAWPPGLEYSGLEGPGEVQTPLTGPGTESLRIGDLVWFRHAKAGELAEHFNDFLVVSGSTIIDTWSTYRGEGLVV; this is encoded by the coding sequence ATGGTTTCGAGTGGACTCCGGCGTGCGCTGAAAGTCAGCTGTGCACCCACCGCCGTCCTCGATCTCGACGCGTTCGACGAGAACCTCGACGCCCTGGCTCAGCGCGCTCGCGGACTGCCGATCCGGCTGGCCACGAAATCCCTGCGCGTGCCCGAAGCCATCGACCGAGCGCTCGCCCACCCCGCCTATTCGGGCGTGCTCGCCTTCTCCGTTCCCGAGGCTCTGTTCCTCCATGCCCGCGGCGTCCGCGAGATCGTCATCGGCTATCCCAGCCTCGACCGGCCGGCCCTGACCCGGATGGTCGCCGAGGCGGGAGCGCGGTCGAACATCACCGTGATGATCGACTCCGTGGACCACCTCGACATCATCGACGACGTCCGCAGGTCCCTCGCCGAGGCGGGGCGGGATTCCGGCCCGGAAGGGACCGGTCCGGCGGGGAACGCGGCGATCCTCGCCGAGGCGGGAGCCGCCTCGGTGCGGGTGTGCATCGACGTCGACGCCTCCTATCGCCCGGCCGAATCCTGGTTGGGCGACCGGGTCCATATCGGGGCCAGGCGCTCACCGATCCGTGACGGGCGAGCGGCCGTCGCGCTCGCCCGACAGGTCGCGGCCCGGCCCGGGTTCGACCTCGTCGGGATGATGTTCTACGAGGGGCAGATCGCCGGCACCGCCGACGCCGGACGAACGGTCAGGCAGGCGATCGTGCGGCTCATGCAGAGAGCCTCGATCGCCGAACTCGCCGAACGACGAGCCGCCGTCATCGCCGCCGTCAGAGAGGTCGCCGACCTCGAATTCGTCAACGGCGGGGGAACCGGCTCGTTCGAATCCAGCTCCGGCGAAGGCACTCTGACCGAACTCGCCGCCGGATCCGGTCTCTTCTCCCCGGGACTCTTCGACGGCTATACGCACTTCCGGCATCGGCCCGCCGCGTACTTCGTCACCCCTGTCGTCAGACGCCCTGCACCTGGTTGGGTGACGGTTTTCAAGGGCGGATTCATCGCCTCGGGAGTGCCTGGTACCGACCGGCTGCCGACCATCGCCTGGCCGCCGGGCCTCGAGTACTCCGGTCTCGAGGGTCCCGGGGAGGTGCAGACTCCGCTGACCGGGCCCGGCACGGAATCGCTGCGCATCGGGGATCTCGTGTGGTTCAGGCACGCCAAAGCAGGCGAACTGGCCGAACATTTCAACGATTTCCTCGTCGTCTCGGGATCGACGATCATCGACACCTGGTCGACATACCGGGGAGAGGGGCTGGTGGTGTGA
- a CDS encoding succinic semialdehyde dehydrogenase, with the protein MRTETTARTSEASAAGTPSAHVTAALRDFLDTDPYADASGSGEVMRGVEPFTGQEVDRFARNTPDDIEAAYATARIAGESWAAQSVQHRTKVLTRLHSALVRNEDLLLDIIQYETGKARIHAYDEILDTFNVLRHYGVMAARYLRPERRRGAIPVLTRTEVTRTPLGVIGFITPWNYPLTLGATDLFAALTAGNAVVHKPDSTTTLTSVFMRRLAIAAGLPAEVWQLVPGPSSEVGPALMAGADGISFTGSTTAGRSIAAEAGQRLLPAALELGGKNPLIVAADADLEKAVEGAVRGSFSSAGQLCISIERIYVHEDLHETFCAHFAEAARAYRLSAAFEYGPDMGTLAGPKQLETITNHVEQARSAGATVLAGGHPVPDLGPYFYAPTVLTDVPPEAELRREETFGPVVSVYSVPSDAAAIAAANDSDYGLSASVYSRSHGREIARQVEAGMVNINEVYPASWGSIDAPAGGVKASGMGHRHGPEGLHQFMHSHTIAEQRLHPIAPAGPLDQAKFAKAMTGALQAMRSLRMK; encoded by the coding sequence ATGAGAACCGAGACCACCGCACGCACCTCCGAAGCAAGCGCGGCCGGGACCCCGTCCGCGCATGTCACCGCGGCGCTGCGGGACTTCCTCGACACCGATCCGTACGCCGATGCCTCCGGTTCGGGCGAGGTGATGCGCGGAGTCGAGCCGTTCACCGGGCAGGAGGTCGACAGGTTCGCCCGGAACACTCCCGACGATATCGAGGCTGCCTACGCCACCGCGCGCATTGCCGGCGAGTCGTGGGCCGCCCAGTCGGTTCAGCACCGCACGAAGGTGCTCACTCGACTGCATTCCGCTCTGGTCCGGAATGAGGATCTGCTCCTCGACATCATTCAGTACGAGACTGGCAAGGCCCGCATTCACGCCTATGACGAGATCCTCGATACCTTCAATGTGCTCCGCCACTACGGGGTGATGGCCGCCCGCTATCTGCGGCCCGAACGTCGACGCGGAGCCATCCCCGTGCTCACCCGGACCGAGGTCACGCGCACCCCGCTGGGCGTGATCGGTTTCATCACCCCGTGGAACTACCCACTGACCCTGGGTGCGACCGACCTGTTCGCGGCCCTGACCGCCGGCAACGCCGTCGTCCACAAACCCGATTCGACGACGACGCTGACCTCGGTGTTCATGCGCAGGCTGGCGATCGCCGCCGGCCTGCCCGCCGAGGTGTGGCAGCTCGTGCCCGGACCATCGTCCGAGGTCGGGCCCGCGCTCATGGCCGGTGCCGACGGAATCTCCTTCACCGGGTCGACGACTGCTGGGCGGTCGATCGCCGCCGAGGCGGGGCAGCGTCTGCTCCCCGCCGCGCTCGAGCTCGGAGGCAAGAATCCCCTGATCGTCGCCGCCGATGCGGATCTGGAGAAGGCCGTCGAAGGTGCCGTGCGCGGATCGTTCTCCTCGGCCGGGCAGCTGTGCATCTCCATCGAGCGCATCTACGTCCACGAGGACCTCCATGAGACCTTCTGCGCCCATTTCGCCGAGGCGGCCCGCGCCTACCGCCTCAGCGCCGCGTTCGAGTACGGCCCGGATATGGGCACCCTGGCGGGACCGAAGCAGCTCGAGACGATCACCAATCATGTCGAGCAAGCACGCAGCGCCGGTGCCACGGTTCTCGCCGGCGGACATCCGGTGCCCGATCTCGGCCCCTACTTCTACGCCCCGACAGTGCTTACGGATGTTCCTCCTGAGGCGGAGCTGCGTCGGGAGGAGACCTTCGGTCCCGTCGTCTCCGTCTATTCGGTGCCGTCGGATGCCGCGGCGATCGCTGCCGCCAATGACAGCGACTACGGACTCTCGGCATCGGTGTACTCACGCTCCCACGGGCGTGAGATCGCGCGGCAGGTCGAGGCCGGAATGGTCAACATCAACGAGGTCTACCCGGCCAGCTGGGGATCCATCGACGCACCGGCCGGCGGAGTCAAGGCCTCGGGCATGGGCCACCGGCACGGCCCTGAGGGCCTCCACCAGTTCATGCACTCGCACACGATTGCGGAGCAGCGCCTCCACCCGATCGCGCCGGCCGGTCCTCTCGATCAGGCGAAGTTCGCGAAGGCGATGACCGGGGCGCTGCAAGCCATGCGGTCCCTGCGCATGAAGTAG